A single genomic interval of Spinacia oleracea cultivar Varoflay chromosome 6, BTI_SOV_V1, whole genome shotgun sequence harbors:
- the LOC110803619 gene encoding copper transporter 6-like, with product MDHDHGMMMSPPPPPPPPSSSSSSSPSPSMGHNNMSMTDHNMMMMHMTFYWGKNGQILFSGWPGIRTGMYVLALVIVFLLALLVEWLAGSRLAKPGGKGFVSCLLRTLVHALRMGLAYLLMLAVMSFNVGVFIVVIVGHALGYMVFGSGHKGSEDSGFPH from the coding sequence ATGGATCATGATCATGGCATGATGATGagcccaccaccaccaccaccaccaccatcatcatcatcatcatcatcaccatcaccatccaTGGGGCATAATAACATGAGCATGACTGACCATAACATGATGATGATGCACATGACCTTCTACTGGGGTAAGAATGGGCAAATCCTCTTCTCTGGGTGGCCTGGGATACGCACGGGTATGTATGTCCTAGCTCTAGTTATCGTCTTCCTCCTCGCCCTCCTCGTTGAGTGGCTTGCTGGCTCTCGTCTTGCAAAACCAGGTGGTAAAGGGTTCGTTTCATGCCTCCTACGTACCCTAGTGCATGCACTACGCATGGGACTCGCCTATCTCCTCATGCTGGCTGTTATGTCTTTCAATGTGGGTGTTTTTATCGTTGTTATTGTGGGTCATGCACTCGGGTACATGGTTTTCGGGTCAGGCCATAAGGGTTCTGAGGATTCGGGTTTCCCTCATTGA